From Burkholderia savannae, a single genomic window includes:
- a CDS encoding YbdD/YjiX family protein produces the protein MFSDLGGELRTAGRYLGQALRLMVGLPDYEGYVAHMRATHPDRPVMTYEEFFRERQNVRYGSGAGKCC, from the coding sequence ATGTTCTCCGATCTCGGCGGCGAATTGCGCACCGCGGGCCGTTATCTGGGGCAGGCGCTGCGATTGATGGTCGGCCTGCCCGACTACGAAGGCTACGTCGCGCACATGCGCGCGACGCATCCCGATCGTCCGGTGATGACGTACGAGGAGTTTTTCCGCGAACGGCAGAATGTGCGATACGGTTCGGGAGCGGGGAAATGCTGCTGA
- a CDS encoding efflux RND transporter periplasmic adaptor subunit, translated as MSLKPLTRSVATLVAIGLAIALVAALWHAYVLAPWTRDGRVSAHVVRIAPEVSGTVIGVAVADNQRVSKGDVLYRIDPRRFALALEQAQAQVAASAEAMRQKRDEARRRTGLDDLVPQEDIQRSGRAVSIAQAEYRKALAALEVAELDLERATLRSPVDGYVTQLRLRRGDYAVAGKPGISVLDAHSFWITGYFEETKLRRIATGAPARIKLMGFDPLLSGRVASIGRGIADENGGLDELGLPSVNPMFSWVRLAQRIPVRIELDRVPAGVLLAAGMTCSVEIGEAGRRSTPRGRLASWLHTLM; from the coding sequence ATGTCGCTCAAACCCCTGACCCGCTCCGTGGCGACGCTCGTCGCGATCGGCCTCGCGATCGCGCTCGTCGCCGCCCTCTGGCACGCGTACGTGCTCGCCCCCTGGACCCGCGACGGCCGCGTGAGCGCGCACGTCGTGCGAATCGCGCCGGAAGTGTCCGGAACCGTGATCGGCGTCGCTGTCGCCGACAACCAGCGCGTATCGAAAGGCGACGTGCTGTACCGGATCGATCCGCGGCGCTTCGCGCTCGCGCTCGAGCAGGCGCAGGCGCAAGTCGCCGCGAGCGCCGAGGCGATGCGGCAGAAACGCGACGAGGCGCGCCGCCGCACCGGCCTCGACGATCTCGTGCCGCAAGAGGACATCCAGCGCTCGGGCCGCGCGGTGTCGATCGCGCAGGCCGAATACCGCAAGGCGCTCGCCGCGCTCGAAGTCGCGGAGCTCGATCTCGAGCGCGCGACGCTGCGCTCGCCGGTCGACGGCTACGTCACGCAGCTGCGCTTGCGTCGCGGCGACTACGCGGTCGCGGGCAAGCCCGGCATCTCGGTGCTCGACGCGCACAGCTTCTGGATCACTGGCTATTTCGAGGAAACGAAGCTGCGCCGCATCGCAACGGGCGCGCCCGCGCGGATCAAGCTGATGGGTTTCGATCCGCTGCTGAGTGGCCGTGTGGCAAGCATCGGCCGCGGCATCGCCGACGAGAACGGCGGCCTCGACGAACTCGGACTGCCGAGCGTCAATCCGATGTTCAGCTGGGTGCGGCTCGCGCAGCGGATTCCGGTGCGCATCGAGCTCGATCGCGTGCCGGCGGGCGTGCTGCTCGCGGCCGGCATGACCTGCAGCGTCGAGATCGGCGAGGCCGGCCGCCGCTCGACGCCGCGCGGCCGGCTCGCGTCGTGGCTGCACACGTTGATGTAG
- a CDS encoding efflux transporter outer membrane subunit yields MRSISFRPPRCAAALTAGACAIALAACTAVGPDYRPPRPAHPSDWTARGGDAAPADPAQSQDWWRAFRDPLLDKLIAQAIGGNQDLAIARQRLLQARAERDRIASRLGPAVSAGGTADALRSSRALDWPPGIGQSRTYRLGFDASWELDVFGGTRRAIESADAQVEAIDEDRRAILVSLVAELASDYAELRASQARLRLAADNVASLDATLRLTERAQRRGLGTSFEVAQARAELELAQAALPPLQASVARLAHAIGVLTGGFPGELRDALAAPGATLPVAPQLPVALPADVIRERPDIRAAERRFAAATAQIGVARAAQLPRFAIPLSVGSTASLVQDLFASASVAWSIALEGTQTLYDGGRAKAGVSAAQAAAEAARIAHAQRVRVAFREVEDALTAIRAERDRQKALVAAADSSQDAQSRAMRLYRGGLSDYLSVLTAQRATYRARDALALSRLAHVQGVIALYKALGAGWRRDAPVAQADGPPDARGP; encoded by the coding sequence ATGCGATCCATTTCTTTCCGTCCGCCACGATGCGCCGCCGCGCTCACGGCCGGCGCCTGCGCGATCGCGCTTGCCGCGTGCACGGCGGTCGGCCCCGACTATCGTCCGCCGCGGCCCGCGCATCCGTCCGACTGGACGGCGCGCGGCGGCGACGCCGCGCCGGCCGATCCCGCGCAATCGCAGGACTGGTGGCGCGCGTTCCGCGATCCGCTGCTCGACAAGCTGATCGCGCAGGCGATCGGCGGCAATCAGGACCTCGCGATCGCGCGCCAGCGGCTGTTGCAGGCGCGCGCCGAGCGCGACCGGATCGCGAGCCGGCTCGGCCCGGCCGTCTCCGCGGGCGGCACGGCCGACGCGCTGCGTTCGTCGCGCGCGCTCGACTGGCCGCCGGGCATCGGCCAATCGCGAACGTATCGGCTCGGTTTCGACGCGTCGTGGGAGCTCGACGTCTTCGGCGGCACGCGGCGCGCGATCGAATCCGCGGATGCGCAAGTCGAGGCGATCGACGAAGACCGCCGCGCGATTCTCGTGAGCCTCGTCGCCGAGCTCGCGTCCGATTACGCGGAACTGCGCGCGAGCCAGGCCCGGCTGCGGCTCGCGGCGGACAACGTCGCGAGCCTCGACGCGACGCTGCGGCTGACCGAGCGCGCGCAGCGGCGCGGTCTCGGCACATCGTTCGAGGTCGCGCAGGCGCGCGCCGAGCTCGAGCTCGCGCAGGCCGCGCTGCCGCCGCTGCAGGCGAGCGTCGCGCGGCTCGCGCACGCGATCGGCGTGCTGACGGGCGGCTTTCCCGGCGAGCTGCGCGACGCGCTCGCCGCGCCCGGCGCGACGCTGCCCGTCGCGCCGCAGTTGCCCGTCGCGCTGCCGGCCGACGTGATCCGCGAGCGGCCCGACATCCGCGCCGCCGAGCGGCGCTTCGCGGCCGCCACCGCGCAGATCGGCGTCGCGCGCGCCGCGCAATTGCCGCGCTTCGCGATTCCGCTGAGCGTCGGCTCGACCGCGAGCCTCGTGCAGGACTTGTTCGCGAGCGCGAGCGTCGCGTGGTCCATTGCGCTCGAAGGCACGCAAACGCTCTACGACGGCGGCCGCGCGAAAGCGGGCGTCAGCGCCGCGCAGGCCGCCGCCGAGGCGGCGCGCATCGCGCATGCGCAGCGCGTGCGCGTCGCGTTCCGCGAGGTCGAGGACGCGCTGACCGCGATCCGCGCCGAGCGCGACCGGCAGAAGGCGCTCGTCGCGGCGGCCGACAGCAGCCAGGACGCGCAGTCGCGCGCAATGCGCCTGTATCGCGGCGGACTGAGCGATTACCTGTCGGTGCTGACCGCGCAGCGCGCGACGTACCGCGCGCGCGACGCGCTCGCGCTGAGCCGCCTCGCGCATGTGCAGGGCGTGATCGCGCTGTACAAGGCGCTCGGCGCAGGCTGGCGGCGCGATGCGCCGGTCGCGCAAGCCGACGGCCCGCCGGACGCGCGCGGGCCTTGA
- a CDS encoding aspartate aminotransferase family protein: protein MEIRHGVNLTRARALLARERDAFERAMPTSRARCAEAAQHLLFGVPLHWMRDWSTPFSLHVDHARGAHFTDVDGHRYADFCLGDTGAMFGHAPEPVARALAEQATRGYTTMLPSEDAAWVGAELARRFRLPYWQFALSASDANRFALRWARAATGRKHIVVFNGCYHGTVDDVFVDLVDGKPAQRDSLLGQAHDLLAYTRVVEFNDLAALKAALESGDVACVLAEPALTNIGMVLPDPGFWREARALTRRHGTLLAIDETHTISSGPGGYAVAHGLEPDLLVVGKPIGGGVPCAVYGFSASFAERAQHAKASAPPGHSGIGTTLTANMLAMRAIRATLADVMTDAAYAHMFDLAARLAAGLEQAIARRGLPWCVTRIGARTEFQFAPTPPRNGAIAGMQLDGELEHIVHLYLLNRGVLITPFHNMMLVCPETGAEDVDRLVAAFDACIGEMV from the coding sequence TTGGAAATTCGCCACGGAGTCAATCTGACGCGCGCCCGCGCGCTCCTCGCACGCGAACGCGACGCCTTCGAACGAGCCATGCCGACATCGCGCGCGCGCTGCGCCGAAGCGGCGCAGCACCTGCTGTTCGGCGTGCCGCTGCACTGGATGCGCGACTGGTCGACGCCCTTCTCGCTGCACGTCGATCACGCGCGCGGCGCGCATTTCACCGACGTCGACGGCCATCGCTACGCCGACTTCTGCCTCGGCGACACGGGCGCGATGTTCGGCCACGCGCCCGAGCCCGTCGCGCGCGCGCTCGCCGAGCAGGCAACGCGCGGCTACACGACGATGCTGCCGAGCGAGGACGCCGCGTGGGTCGGCGCGGAGCTCGCGCGCCGCTTCCGGCTGCCGTACTGGCAGTTCGCGCTGAGCGCGAGCGACGCGAACCGCTTCGCGCTGCGCTGGGCGCGCGCGGCAACGGGCCGCAAGCACATCGTCGTGTTCAACGGCTGCTATCACGGCACCGTCGACGACGTGTTCGTCGATCTCGTCGACGGCAAGCCGGCGCAGCGCGACAGCCTGCTCGGCCAGGCGCACGATCTGCTCGCGTACACGCGCGTCGTCGAATTCAACGATCTCGCCGCGCTCAAAGCCGCGCTGGAGAGCGGCGACGTCGCGTGCGTGCTCGCCGAGCCGGCGCTGACCAACATCGGCATGGTGCTGCCCGACCCCGGCTTCTGGCGCGAAGCGCGCGCGCTGACGCGCCGCCACGGCACGCTGCTCGCGATCGACGAAACCCATACGATCAGCAGCGGCCCCGGCGGCTACGCGGTCGCGCATGGGCTCGAGCCGGATCTGCTCGTCGTCGGCAAGCCGATCGGCGGCGGCGTGCCGTGCGCGGTGTACGGCTTCAGTGCGTCGTTCGCCGAGCGCGCGCAGCACGCGAAAGCGAGCGCGCCGCCCGGTCATTCCGGCATCGGCACGACGCTGACCGCGAACATGCTGGCGATGCGCGCGATCCGCGCGACGCTCGCCGACGTGATGACGGACGCCGCGTACGCGCACATGTTCGACCTCGCCGCACGGCTCGCGGCCGGCCTCGAACAGGCGATCGCGCGGCGCGGGCTGCCGTGGTGCGTGACGCGGATCGGCGCGCGCACCGAATTCCAGTTCGCGCCGACGCCGCCGCGCAACGGCGCGATCGCCGGAATGCAGCTCGACGGCGAGCTCGAGCACATCGTGCATCTGTATCTGCTGAACCGCGGCGTGCTGATCACGCCGTTCCACAACATGATGCTCGTGTGTCCGGAAACGGGCGCGGAAGACGTCGATCGGCTGGTCGCGGCATTCGATGCATGCATCGGGGAGATGGTCTGA
- a CDS encoding cytochrome P460 family protein yields MSKRSFRMARALAAGAFLLFAVRGGGAFADASKPAASPIYGVTLPEGYRKWEMIAPAEEAAPLDELRVVLGNPAAVKAIEHATLPFPDGAMLVKLAYKRKPSAEFESATVPGQATTVQVMVKDSRRYASTGGWGFGRFVNGAPADEAQHRTCFACHQARVKDRDFVFTRFAP; encoded by the coding sequence ATGTCGAAGCGAAGTTTTCGAATGGCCCGCGCGCTCGCCGCAGGCGCGTTTCTGCTGTTCGCGGTGCGGGGCGGCGGCGCGTTCGCGGACGCATCGAAGCCGGCCGCGTCGCCGATCTACGGTGTGACGCTTCCCGAAGGCTATCGGAAGTGGGAGATGATCGCGCCGGCCGAAGAGGCGGCGCCGCTCGACGAACTGCGCGTGGTGCTCGGCAATCCCGCCGCCGTGAAGGCGATCGAGCATGCGACGTTGCCGTTTCCGGACGGCGCGATGCTCGTGAAGCTCGCGTACAAGCGCAAGCCGTCCGCCGAGTTCGAATCCGCGACCGTGCCGGGCCAGGCGACGACGGTGCAGGTGATGGTCAAGGATTCGCGCCGGTATGCGTCGACGGGAGGCTGGGGCTTCGGCCGTTTCGTCAACGGCGCACCGGCCGACGAAGCGCAGCATCGGACCTGCTTCGCGTGCCATCAGGCCCGCGTGAAGGATCGCGATTTCGTCTTTACGCGTTTTGCACCGTAG
- a CDS encoding FUSC family protein has protein sequence MRDAADQTAAVSAARGRPSRATAALLARLERFEFDLFTPRGAYVARSIAAAALALGVAYLLALETPYSAASTVLLVINPVQGAVIGKGVWRVAGTIAGMLVAFVLMGCFAQQPLLFILGFGFWLGLCVAGMTMLRHFRASGTVVAGYTIGLATYGAMLRPELTFERVIGRGSTVVIGVLCLSLVSMLFSARDVRGKLEALVTRLAAAVARAIAAQRGGIAAAPGDDTRLALLADIYGIDDLLALGKAESEDLAQRAMAVRHGMASLFGALAGGTPPLPADSPGARAIARLQPRLEAAWRAAADALDDGPDGAAHAAALLGDARTRLRNALAGIAFADPRDEATLLIAGERLIEQIDDYLAALRGLAELQRPRPQGKPAPVRFHRDARSAVRNGARSMCAIVITGAIWFATGWDQGDMMLLVVAPYCALLATAGDPAAGAKAFIKGTVAAVPAAFVCAFGVLPRIEGFPLLVATLALFWLPGIYATSTPKTALAGLAYLVAFNTLNAATNPFRPDLGLFLNQSVAWVLATFVTLLAFQLILPRNLAADIARLRRTIRDDTLGLLASRHRRPAAAQWPQRQQHRIAQLAALLKSRPAAMTQASVEGLAALHVGKELLRIRRFVARGDLPAPALDCARTGLARLARRAAEPARAALHARRAARAIARLAAAHPGHDVELKRLMAAFADVHTLLHTHAAYFTPVPPRSRRAQ, from the coding sequence GTGCGTGACGCAGCAGATCAGACGGCCGCCGTCTCGGCGGCGCGCGGACGACCGAGCCGAGCGACGGCGGCGCTGCTCGCGCGCCTCGAGCGATTCGAATTCGATCTGTTCACGCCGCGCGGCGCGTATGTCGCGCGCTCGATCGCCGCGGCCGCGCTCGCGCTCGGCGTCGCGTATCTGCTGGCGCTCGAGACGCCGTATTCCGCCGCGTCGACGGTGCTGCTCGTGATCAATCCCGTGCAGGGCGCGGTGATCGGCAAGGGCGTGTGGCGCGTCGCCGGCACGATCGCCGGGATGCTCGTCGCGTTCGTGCTGATGGGCTGCTTCGCGCAGCAGCCGCTGCTCTTCATTCTAGGCTTCGGCTTTTGGCTCGGCCTGTGCGTCGCCGGCATGACGATGCTGCGGCACTTTCGCGCGTCGGGCACGGTGGTCGCCGGCTACACGATCGGCCTCGCGACATACGGCGCGATGCTGCGCCCCGAGCTCACCTTCGAACGCGTGATCGGCCGCGGCTCGACCGTCGTGATCGGCGTGCTGTGCCTGAGCCTCGTGTCGATGCTGTTCAGCGCCCGCGACGTTCGCGGCAAGCTCGAAGCGCTGGTGACGCGGCTCGCCGCGGCGGTCGCGCGCGCGATCGCCGCGCAGCGCGGCGGCATCGCGGCCGCGCCCGGCGACGACACGCGGCTCGCGCTGCTGGCCGACATCTACGGAATCGACGATCTGCTCGCGCTCGGCAAGGCCGAATCGGAGGACCTCGCGCAGCGCGCGATGGCCGTGCGGCACGGGATGGCGTCGCTGTTCGGCGCGCTCGCGGGCGGCACGCCGCCGCTGCCCGCGGACAGTCCGGGCGCACGCGCGATCGCGCGCCTGCAACCGCGGCTCGAGGCGGCGTGGCGGGCCGCCGCCGACGCGCTCGACGACGGTCCCGACGGCGCCGCGCACGCGGCCGCGCTGCTCGGCGACGCGCGCACGCGCTTGCGGAACGCGCTCGCCGGGATCGCGTTCGCCGACCCGCGCGACGAGGCGACGCTGCTGATCGCGGGCGAGCGCCTGATCGAGCAGATCGACGACTATCTCGCCGCGCTGCGCGGCCTTGCCGAGTTGCAGCGGCCAAGGCCGCAGGGCAAGCCCGCGCCCGTGCGCTTTCATCGCGACGCGCGCTCGGCCGTGCGCAACGGCGCGCGCTCGATGTGCGCGATCGTGATCACGGGCGCGATATGGTTCGCGACCGGCTGGGATCAGGGCGACATGATGCTGCTCGTCGTCGCGCCGTATTGCGCGCTGCTCGCCACGGCCGGCGATCCCGCAGCAGGCGCGAAGGCATTCATCAAGGGCACGGTCGCCGCGGTGCCGGCCGCGTTCGTCTGCGCATTCGGCGTGCTGCCGCGCATCGAGGGCTTTCCGCTCCTCGTCGCGACGCTCGCGCTGTTCTGGCTGCCGGGCATCTATGCGACGAGCACGCCGAAGACCGCGCTCGCGGGCCTCGCGTATCTCGTCGCGTTCAACACGCTGAACGCGGCGACCAATCCGTTTCGCCCCGACCTCGGCCTGTTCCTCAATCAATCGGTCGCGTGGGTGCTCGCGACGTTCGTCACGCTGCTCGCGTTCCAGCTGATCCTGCCGCGCAACCTCGCCGCCGACATCGCGCGGCTACGCCGCACGATCCGCGACGATACGCTCGGGCTCCTCGCTTCTCGCCACAGGCGGCCGGCGGCGGCCCAGTGGCCGCAGCGGCAGCAACACCGCATCGCGCAGCTCGCCGCGCTGCTGAAAAGCCGGCCGGCCGCGATGACGCAGGCGAGCGTCGAAGGGCTCGCCGCGCTGCACGTCGGCAAGGAATTGCTGCGCATCCGGCGCTTCGTCGCGCGCGGCGATCTGCCCGCGCCCGCGCTCGACTGCGCACGCACCGGCCTCGCGCGGCTCGCGCGCCGCGCCGCCGAGCCCGCGCGCGCGGCGCTGCACGCGCGCCGCGCCGCCCGTGCGATCGCCCGGCTCGCCGCCGCGCATCCCGGCCACGACGTCGAGCTGAAGCGGCTGATGGCCGCGTTCGCCGACGTGCACACGCTGCTGCACACGCACGCCGCGTACTTCACCCCCGTTCCGCCGAGGTCCCGCCGTGCTCAGTGA
- a CDS encoding transcriptional regulator — MPTLEEKAAFAERLKFALQRSPEKISGATALALHFNLRHRGEHPISPQTAHKWLTGRTIPTPDKLRTLADWLRVDLHWLHYGPPPGAPGGRTHEPARRDEKYAPTAETIELASKIEALSPHHRYLMQELIEHFCGDPSKRR; from the coding sequence ATGCCGACGCTCGAAGAAAAAGCGGCGTTCGCAGAACGCCTCAAATTCGCCCTGCAGCGCAGCCCGGAGAAAATCTCCGGCGCGACCGCCCTTGCGCTGCACTTCAATCTGCGGCATCGCGGCGAACACCCGATTTCTCCGCAAACCGCACACAAATGGCTGACGGGCCGCACGATCCCGACGCCCGACAAGTTGCGCACGCTCGCCGATTGGCTGCGCGTCGATCTGCATTGGCTCCATTACGGCCCGCCGCCCGGCGCGCCCGGCGGCAGGACGCACGAGCCGGCGCGACGCGACGAAAAATACGCGCCGACGGCGGAGACCATCGAGCTGGCATCGAAGATCGAGGCGCTCTCGCCGCATCATCGCTATCTGATGCAGGAATTGATCGAGCATTTCTGCGGCGATCCGTCGAAGCGGCGCTGA
- a CDS encoding alpha/beta fold hydrolase → MSNAINVRRRRLMGTALAGVGVMNLGLDGLARAQSAPRSAGASGATGDSSTPNVPNVPNAPNAANAATFDTIHQIDAGPLNVGYAQAGPKDGPAVILLHGWPYDIHSFADVAPLVASAGYRVVVPYLRGYGSTRLLSDDTPRNGQQAVIAADIVALMDALKIDQAVLGGFDWGARTAAIVAALWPERCKALVSVSGYLIGGQEANRKPLPPKAELAWWYQFYFATERGAAGYAANRDDFNRLIWQLASPKWRFDDATYERSAQSFRNPDHAAIVIHNYRWRLGLAQGERRFDALEARLAAAPAITVPTITLEGDANGAPHPEPAAYAKKFVGKYLHRDVAGGVGHNLPQEAPKAFADAILQVAHL, encoded by the coding sequence ATGTCCAATGCGATAAACGTCCGGCGCCGCCGGCTGATGGGAACCGCGCTCGCGGGCGTCGGCGTGATGAACCTCGGTCTCGACGGGCTCGCCCGCGCGCAGTCCGCGCCGCGCTCGGCGGGCGCGAGCGGCGCAACGGGCGATTCAAGCACCCCGAACGTCCCGAACGTCCCGAACGCCCCGAACGCCGCGAACGCCGCGACGTTCGACACGATCCATCAGATCGACGCCGGCCCGCTCAACGTCGGCTACGCGCAAGCCGGGCCGAAGGACGGTCCGGCCGTCATCCTGCTGCACGGATGGCCGTACGACATCCACAGCTTCGCCGACGTGGCGCCGCTCGTCGCATCGGCCGGCTATCGCGTCGTGGTGCCGTACCTGCGCGGCTACGGCTCGACGCGCTTGCTGTCGGACGACACGCCGCGCAACGGCCAGCAGGCGGTCATCGCCGCCGACATCGTCGCGCTGATGGACGCACTGAAGATCGATCAGGCCGTGCTCGGCGGCTTCGACTGGGGCGCGCGCACGGCGGCCATCGTCGCGGCTTTGTGGCCCGAGCGCTGCAAGGCGCTCGTGTCGGTGAGCGGCTATCTGATCGGCGGCCAGGAGGCGAACCGCAAGCCGCTGCCGCCGAAGGCCGAGCTCGCGTGGTGGTATCAGTTCTATTTCGCAACCGAGCGCGGCGCGGCCGGCTATGCGGCGAACCGCGACGATTTCAACCGGCTGATCTGGCAGCTCGCGTCGCCGAAGTGGCGTTTCGACGACGCGACGTACGAACGCTCGGCGCAATCGTTCCGGAATCCTGATCACGCGGCGATCGTCATCCACAACTATCGATGGCGTCTGGGGCTCGCGCAGGGCGAGCGTCGATTCGACGCGCTCGAGGCGCGTCTCGCGGCCGCGCCTGCGATCACGGTGCCGACGATCACGCTCGAAGGCGACGCCAACGGCGCGCCGCATCCCGAGCCCGCCGCTTACGCGAAGAAGTTCGTCGGCAAGTATCTGCATCGCGACGTCGCGGGCGGCGTCGGGCACAACCTGCCGCAGGAGGCGCCGAAGGCGTTCGCCGACGCGATCCTGCAAGTCGCGCATCTGTGA
- a CDS encoding DUF1656 domain-containing protein — MLSEFAVAGVYLPPFFVYACATVPLYLAVRAALARAGLLRRVWHPALFEFAVSLVLVAALILFL, encoded by the coding sequence GTGCTCAGTGAATTCGCCGTGGCCGGCGTCTACCTGCCGCCGTTCTTCGTCTATGCATGCGCGACCGTGCCGCTCTACCTGGCCGTGCGCGCCGCGCTCGCGCGCGCCGGGCTGCTGCGCCGCGTGTGGCACCCGGCGCTGTTCGAGTTCGCGGTTTCGCTCGTGCTCGTCGCCGCGCTGATCCTCTTTCTCTAG
- a CDS encoding carbon starvation CstA family protein — translation MNRASGYLLWIAVALLGAFAFGTIALAHGERVSALWIVIAAVCVYLIAYRFYSRFIASKVVQLDGLRMTPAVKFNDGLDYVPTNKYVLFGHHFAAIAGAGPLVGPVLAAQMGYTPGMLWILAGVVFAGAVQDFIVLFISTRRDGRSLGDLVKMELGAVPGVIALFGAFLIMVIILAVLALIVVKALTNSPWGTFTVAATIPIALFMGVYTRYIRPGRIGEVSIIGFVLLMASIAYGQHVHDSPTLAAWFTFSGTQLTWILIGYGFVASVLPVWLLLAPRDYLSTFLKIGTIVGLAIGILIVAPELKMPALTKFVDGTGPVWSGNLFPFLFITIACGAVSGFHSLIASGTTPKLLDNETNARFIGYGAMLMESFVAIMALVAACVIEPGVYFAMNAPAAVLGTTPEAVAQTVTQWGFMLTPDMLTETAKAVGETTIIARAGGAPTLAVGMAQILHQVIGGQAMMAFWYHFAILFEALFILTAVDAGTRAGRFMLQDLLGTFHPALKRTESLPANLIATALCVAAWGYFLYQGVVDPLGGINTLWPLFGISNQMLAAIALVLGTVVLFKMKRERYAWVTIVPTAWLLICTLTAGWQKVFDSNPKVSFLAHAAKLQAAAADGKVLAPAKTLAQMQRIIFNDYVDAALAALFILVVVSIAAYGVIAVARARRAAQPTSRETPYEPMPAAQALGSGR, via the coding sequence ATGAATCGGGCTTCCGGTTATTTGCTCTGGATCGCCGTCGCGCTGCTCGGCGCGTTCGCGTTCGGCACGATCGCGCTCGCGCACGGCGAGCGGGTCAGCGCGCTATGGATCGTGATCGCCGCCGTTTGCGTGTATTTGATCGCGTATCGCTTTTACAGCCGCTTCATCGCGAGCAAGGTCGTCCAGCTCGACGGCCTGCGGATGACCCCCGCCGTCAAGTTCAACGATGGCCTCGACTACGTGCCGACCAACAAATACGTGCTGTTCGGCCACCATTTCGCCGCGATCGCGGGCGCGGGCCCGCTCGTCGGCCCCGTGCTCGCCGCGCAGATGGGCTACACGCCCGGCATGCTGTGGATTCTCGCGGGCGTCGTGTTCGCGGGCGCGGTGCAGGATTTCATCGTGCTGTTCATCTCGACGCGCCGCGACGGCCGCTCGCTCGGCGATCTCGTCAAGATGGAGCTCGGCGCGGTGCCCGGCGTGATCGCGCTGTTCGGCGCGTTCCTGATCATGGTGATCATTCTCGCGGTGCTCGCCCTCATCGTCGTGAAGGCGCTGACGAATTCGCCGTGGGGCACGTTCACCGTCGCCGCGACGATTCCGATCGCGCTCTTCATGGGCGTCTACACGCGCTACATCCGGCCGGGCCGCATCGGCGAAGTGTCGATCATCGGTTTCGTGCTGCTGATGGCGTCGATCGCGTACGGCCAGCACGTGCACGATTCGCCGACGCTCGCCGCGTGGTTCACGTTCAGCGGCACGCAGCTCACGTGGATTCTGATCGGCTACGGCTTCGTCGCGTCGGTGCTGCCGGTGTGGCTGCTGCTCGCGCCGCGCGACTATCTGTCGACGTTCCTGAAGATCGGCACGATCGTCGGCCTCGCGATCGGCATCCTGATCGTCGCGCCGGAGCTGAAGATGCCGGCGCTCACGAAGTTCGTCGACGGCACGGGCCCGGTCTGGTCGGGCAACCTGTTCCCGTTCCTGTTCATCACGATCGCGTGCGGCGCGGTGTCGGGCTTCCACTCGCTGATCGCGTCGGGCACGACGCCGAAGCTGCTCGACAACGAAACCAACGCGCGCTTCATCGGCTACGGCGCGATGCTGATGGAATCGTTCGTCGCGATCATGGCGCTCGTCGCCGCGTGCGTGATCGAGCCGGGCGTGTACTTCGCGATGAACGCGCCCGCGGCCGTGCTCGGCACGACGCCGGAGGCGGTTGCGCAGACCGTCACGCAATGGGGCTTCATGCTGACGCCCGACATGCTGACCGAAACGGCGAAGGCCGTCGGCGAGACGACGATCATCGCGCGCGCCGGCGGCGCGCCGACGCTCGCGGTCGGCATGGCGCAGATCCTGCACCAGGTGATCGGCGGCCAGGCGATGATGGCGTTCTGGTATCACTTCGCGATCCTGTTCGAGGCGCTCTTCATCCTGACCGCGGTCGACGCGGGCACGCGCGCGGGCCGCTTCATGCTGCAGGACCTGCTCGGCACGTTCCATCCGGCCTTGAAGCGCACCGAATCGCTGCCGGCGAACCTGATCGCGACCGCGCTGTGCGTGGCCGCGTGGGGCTACTTCCTGTATCAGGGCGTGGTCGATCCGCTCGGCGGCATCAACACGCTGTGGCCGCTTTTCGGCATTTCGAACCAGATGCTCGCCGCGATCGCGCTCGTGCTCGGCACCGTCGTGCTGTTCAAGATGAAGCGCGAGCGTTACGCGTGGGTGACGATCGTGCCGACCGCGTGGCTGCTGATTTGCACGCTGACGGCCGGCTGGCAGAAGGTGTTCGATTCGAACCCGAAGGTCAGCTTCCTCGCGCACGCGGCGAAACTGCAAGCGGCGGCGGCCGACGGCAAGGTGCTCGCGCCCGCGAAGACGCTTGCGCAAATGCAGCGGATCATCTTCAACGACTACGTCGACGCGGCGCTCGCGGCGCTGTTCATCCTCGTCGTCGTGAGCATCGCGGCGTACGGCGTGATCGCGGTCGCGCGCGCGCGCCGTGCCGCGCAGCCGACATCGCGCGAGACGCCGTACGAGCCGATGCCGGCCGCGCAGGCGCTCGGCAGCGGGCGCTGA